A window of the Scandinavium goeteborgense genome harbors these coding sequences:
- a CDS encoding putative bifunctional diguanylate cyclase/phosphodiesterase has translation MLASHYDPILVAISFIIAILAAWTALNMAGRVSTSHGRAAWIWLCGGGIAMGFGVWAMHFIGMLAMDSAMGMQYSPGLTALSMAIAMASSLFALWLVSIDKLGLSRLLPGAVVMGTGVVLMHYTGMAAMDVSRPIIWDYRWVSLSVVIALLASFAALWLTFRLRHEAAQVALMRFGAAVLMGIAIAGMHYTGMIAAQFPEQMPMGHQGLNGNWLAVLVSVVTLFILGTTLLISMLDARLQARTALLASSLAEANKELAELALQDTLTRLPNRVLFEDRLSQAISKADLEARPFALLFMDLDGFKAVNDAFGHDVGDKLLVAVTGRLLLPLSGQFTLARIGGDEFVLLADISAPDDAARLASALVQAIDAPFLIDKYELVVTLSVGIALYPHDGQNDRELMFNADAAMYHTKHTGRNGYHFFQPSMNTFAQQQLQLMNDLWMAVERQELRLHYQPKCHASTGEILGFEALLRWEHPLKGLLAPDIFLPLAEKTGIIIPMGNWVINEACRQLNAWREQGQLSWSMAVNLSALQFEQPMLIETVMASLARHNIPPEMLILEVTETTAMHNPEQSVAVLTRLTELGVKASIDDFGTGYSSLLYLKRLPACELKIDRAFVKELSGEGEDATIVSAIVALARTLNLRVVAEGVETQAQREFLTQLGCNTLQGYLLGKPVSAEAITTRYQQAS, from the coding sequence ATACTGGCTAGCCATTACGACCCTATTCTGGTCGCCATTTCCTTTATCATTGCTATTCTCGCGGCCTGGACTGCACTGAACATGGCGGGGCGTGTCTCCACAAGCCACGGAAGAGCCGCCTGGATATGGCTTTGCGGGGGCGGGATCGCCATGGGCTTCGGCGTGTGGGCAATGCATTTTATCGGCATGCTGGCGATGGACAGCGCAATGGGTATGCAGTACAGCCCAGGGCTGACCGCCCTATCGATGGCCATCGCCATGGCCTCTTCCCTTTTTGCCTTATGGTTGGTGAGCATCGACAAGCTCGGCCTGAGTCGCTTGCTGCCCGGTGCCGTAGTGATGGGAACGGGCGTGGTGCTGATGCACTACACCGGGATGGCCGCCATGGACGTCTCCAGGCCCATCATCTGGGATTATCGCTGGGTTTCGCTTTCCGTCGTCATCGCCCTGCTCGCCTCTTTTGCCGCCCTCTGGCTCACTTTCCGTCTGCGTCACGAAGCGGCGCAGGTTGCCCTGATGCGATTTGGTGCCGCAGTGCTGATGGGGATCGCCATCGCCGGGATGCATTACACCGGCATGATAGCGGCGCAGTTTCCCGAACAAATGCCGATGGGTCACCAGGGCCTGAACGGCAACTGGCTGGCGGTCCTGGTCAGCGTGGTGACGCTGTTTATTCTCGGAACCACACTGCTCATTTCGATGCTTGATGCACGCCTGCAGGCCCGAACCGCACTGCTGGCATCCTCATTGGCGGAAGCGAATAAAGAGCTGGCCGAGCTGGCACTTCAGGACACCTTAACCCGCCTGCCAAACCGCGTGTTATTTGAGGATCGCCTGAGCCAGGCTATCAGCAAAGCCGACCTTGAAGCGCGTCCGTTTGCGTTGCTGTTTATGGATTTAGATGGCTTTAAGGCCGTTAATGACGCTTTTGGTCATGACGTGGGAGACAAACTGCTGGTCGCGGTCACCGGCCGCTTACTGCTGCCCTTGAGTGGGCAATTCACCCTGGCCCGTATCGGCGGTGATGAGTTTGTTTTGCTGGCAGACATTTCAGCCCCTGACGATGCCGCCCGCCTCGCCAGTGCACTGGTGCAGGCCATCGATGCACCATTCCTCATCGACAAGTACGAACTGGTGGTAACGTTAAGCGTGGGTATTGCGCTCTACCCGCATGACGGACAAAACGATCGGGAGCTGATGTTTAACGCCGATGCTGCGATGTATCACACCAAACATACCGGGCGTAACGGCTACCACTTCTTCCAGCCTTCGATGAATACCTTCGCCCAGCAACAGCTACAGCTGATGAATGATTTGTGGATGGCGGTCGAACGGCAGGAATTACGTCTGCACTATCAGCCCAAATGCCACGCGTCGACTGGCGAAATCTTGGGCTTTGAAGCGCTACTGCGCTGGGAACATCCGCTCAAAGGGCTGCTGGCGCCCGATATTTTCCTGCCGCTGGCGGAGAAAACCGGGATCATCATCCCGATGGGGAATTGGGTCATTAACGAGGCCTGCCGCCAGCTCAATGCGTGGCGCGAACAGGGACAGCTTAGCTGGTCAATGGCGGTCAATCTTTCCGCTCTGCAGTTTGAACAGCCGATGCTTATCGAGACGGTGATGGCGAGCTTGGCCCGGCATAATATTCCGCCGGAAATGCTGATCCTGGAAGTGACCGAAACCACTGCGATGCATAATCCGGAACAGAGTGTCGCGGTACTGACGCGCCTGACTGAACTCGGGGTGAAAGCCTCCATTGATGATTTCGGCACGGGTTATTCGAGCCTGCTCTATCTCAAGCGTTTACCCGCCTGCGAACTGAAAATCGACCGGGCTTTTGTCAAAGAGCTGAGCGGCGAAGGCGAAGATGCCACTATCGTTTCCGCGATTGTCGCCCTGGCGCGCACGTTGAATTTACGCGTCGTGGCGGAAGGCGTTGAAACCCAGGCGCAGCGAGAGTTTCTGACACAACTCGGCTGCAACACTTTGCAAGGTTATCTATTAGGCAAACCGGTGAGCGCCGAAGCCATCACCACCAGGTATCAGCAAGCCAGCTGA
- the envR gene encoding acrEF/envCD operon transcriptional regulator translates to MARKTKEDALITRQQLLDAAIEQFSLRGVSSTTLTDIADAAGVTRGAVYWHFNNKVELFNEMWREQIPLRDIIRDRVNINESDNPLMYLREMFVVGMQHIAQSVKLRALMQILYHKCEFTKEMMLESEIRQRICFGYEMPRRVLTQCVRNGSLPADTNIELALTMFHCFFSGVIKNWLLFPEHFNLYQQAPELVDNIMATLPHHPATLPMPMDNVAVYRHQAL, encoded by the coding sequence ATGGCCAGAAAAACAAAAGAAGATGCGCTGATTACCCGACAGCAGCTGCTGGATGCTGCTATCGAGCAGTTCTCACTACGAGGGGTTTCCAGCACCACTCTGACCGACATCGCTGATGCAGCGGGCGTGACGCGCGGAGCCGTCTACTGGCATTTCAATAATAAAGTCGAACTGTTTAATGAAATGTGGCGAGAGCAAATTCCATTGCGCGATATAATACGCGATCGTGTAAATATTAATGAAAGCGATAATCCGCTGATGTATCTACGTGAAATGTTTGTTGTGGGTATGCAACATATCGCTCAATCTGTAAAACTTCGTGCACTGATGCAAATTTTGTATCATAAATGTGAGTTCACAAAAGAGATGATGCTTGAGTCGGAAATTCGTCAGCGCATCTGTTTTGGCTATGAAATGCCACGTCGGGTATTAACACAATGTGTTCGTAATGGCAGTCTTCCTGCCGATACGAATATTGAATTAGCCCTGACAATGTTTCATTGCTTCTTTTCTGGCGTAATAAAAAATTGGCTGCTCTTTCCCGAACATTTCAATTTGTATCAGCAAGCGCCAGAGCTGGTGGATAATATCATGGCTACGTTACCTCATCACCCTGCGACGCTGCCGATGCCGATGGATAACGTTGCGGTATATCGCCATCAGGCGCTGTAA
- a CDS encoding efflux RND transporter permease subunit — translation MSKFFIQRPIFAWVLAIIMMMAGGLAIMQLPIAQYPTIAPPAVAITAIYPGADAQTVQDTVTQVVEQNMNGIDNLMYMSSTSDSSGGVTITLTFQSGTDPDIAQVQVQNKLQLATPLLPQEVQQQGISVKKSSSSYLLVAGFVSDNKALNQDDISDYVASNLKDAISRLNGVGDTQLFGAQYAMRIWLDPNLLNKFKLTPVDVVNQLKIQNNQIAAGQLGGTPAIGNQQLNASIIAQTRLKNPQEFGNVTLRVNQDGSVVHLRDVAQIELGGENYNTLARINGQPASGLGIKLATGANALNTAEAIKAKLAELQPFFPQGMRVVYPYDTTPFVKISIHEVVKTLFEAIVLVFLVMYLFLQNFRATLIPTIAVPVVLLGTFAILAAFGYSINTLTMFGMVLAIGLLVDDAIVVVENVERVMAEERLSPKEATEKSMEQIQGALVGIAMVLSAVFIPMAFFGGSTGAIYRQFSITIVSSMALSVLVALILTPALCATLLKPVSADHLAPKSGFFGWFNSRFDQSVDHYTNSVSRILRGTGRYLIIYVAIVAGMAVLFLRLPTSFLPEEDQGVFMTMVQLPSGATQERTQKVLDTMTHYYLNDEKANVASVFTVNGFSFSGQGQNSGMAFISLKPWDERSGEENHVEAIIKRATAKFSQIKDAMVFPFNLPAIIELGTATGFDFELVDQAGLGHSGLTQARNQLLGMVKEHPDLLVRVRPNGLEDTPQYKLNVDQEKAQALGVSISDINQTISTALGGSYVNDFIDRGRVKKVYVQAEAKFRMLPNDINTLYVRSANGEMVPFSAFSTASWIYGSPRLERFNGLPSMEILGEAAPGRSTGEAMLLMEQMASKLPAGIGYDWTGMSYQERLSGNQAPALYAISLIVVFLCLAALYESWSIPFSVMLVVPLGVVGALLAASLRGMHNDVYFQVGLLTTIGLSAKNAILIVEFAKDLMEKEGKGVIEATLQASRMRLRPILMTSLAFILGVMPLVISNGAGSGAQNAVGTGVMGGMLAATLLAIFFVPVFFVVVRRRFGGVKN, via the coding sequence ATGTCCAAATTCTTTATTCAGCGCCCGATTTTCGCCTGGGTGCTGGCAATTATTATGATGATGGCGGGGGGACTTGCGATCATGCAATTGCCTATCGCACAGTACCCAACCATCGCGCCACCGGCAGTGGCCATTACGGCGATCTATCCGGGGGCTGACGCCCAAACCGTGCAGGATACCGTCACCCAGGTTGTCGAACAGAACATGAACGGTATCGATAATCTGATGTACATGTCCTCCACCAGCGACTCCTCTGGCGGCGTGACTATCACCCTGACTTTCCAGTCAGGCACCGATCCGGATATCGCCCAGGTCCAGGTGCAGAACAAACTGCAGCTGGCCACCCCGCTGCTACCACAGGAAGTTCAGCAGCAGGGTATCAGCGTCAAAAAATCGAGCAGCAGCTATTTACTGGTGGCAGGCTTTGTTTCCGATAACAAGGCGCTAAATCAGGATGATATCTCTGACTATGTTGCCTCGAACCTGAAAGATGCGATTAGTCGCCTGAATGGCGTCGGCGATACCCAACTGTTCGGCGCTCAGTATGCAATGCGTATCTGGCTGGATCCAAATCTGCTGAACAAGTTTAAACTGACGCCAGTTGATGTCGTAAACCAACTGAAAATTCAGAACAACCAGATAGCGGCGGGCCAACTCGGCGGCACGCCTGCCATCGGTAATCAGCAGCTTAACGCGTCTATCATTGCCCAAACACGCCTGAAAAATCCGCAGGAGTTCGGCAACGTCACCCTGCGTGTCAATCAGGACGGCTCGGTTGTGCACCTTCGCGATGTGGCACAAATTGAGCTCGGCGGTGAAAACTACAACACGCTTGCCCGCATTAATGGGCAACCCGCATCCGGGCTGGGGATAAAACTTGCTACGGGTGCGAATGCCCTTAACACCGCAGAAGCAATCAAAGCCAAACTCGCAGAGCTGCAGCCTTTCTTCCCGCAGGGTATGCGCGTCGTCTACCCATATGACACCACGCCATTTGTGAAAATCTCAATTCACGAAGTGGTAAAAACCTTGTTCGAAGCGATCGTCCTCGTCTTCCTTGTGATGTACCTGTTCCTGCAAAATTTTCGCGCGACACTCATCCCAACCATCGCAGTCCCTGTCGTTCTGCTGGGCACGTTCGCCATTTTGGCGGCCTTTGGTTACTCGATTAACACGCTGACCATGTTTGGCATGGTGCTGGCGATCGGACTCCTGGTGGATGATGCCATCGTGGTGGTAGAAAACGTCGAGCGCGTGATGGCCGAAGAACGGCTATCGCCAAAGGAAGCGACGGAAAAATCGATGGAGCAAATCCAGGGCGCGCTGGTCGGGATTGCGATGGTACTCTCTGCGGTGTTCATTCCGATGGCGTTCTTCGGCGGCTCAACCGGGGCAATCTACCGGCAATTCTCCATAACCATCGTTTCTTCGATGGCGTTGTCCGTACTCGTGGCATTAATTCTGACGCCCGCTCTGTGCGCTACGCTGCTAAAACCGGTTTCAGCCGATCATCTCGCACCTAAAAGCGGTTTCTTCGGCTGGTTTAACTCCCGTTTTGACCAGAGCGTTGATCACTACACCAATAGCGTCAGCCGCATTCTGAGAGGCACTGGGCGTTACTTAATCATCTATGTGGCGATCGTCGCCGGTATGGCGGTCCTGTTCCTGCGCCTGCCGACCTCCTTTCTGCCAGAAGAAGATCAGGGCGTGTTCATGACCATGGTTCAGCTGCCATCGGGGGCAACGCAGGAACGCACCCAAAAGGTGCTGGATACCATGACCCACTACTATCTCAATGATGAAAAAGCTAACGTCGCCAGCGTCTTCACCGTGAACGGTTTTAGCTTTAGTGGGCAAGGACAAAACTCAGGGATGGCATTTATCAGCCTGAAACCATGGGATGAACGTAGCGGCGAAGAGAATCACGTTGAAGCCATCATCAAACGCGCGACCGCCAAATTCAGCCAGATAAAAGATGCCATGGTATTCCCGTTTAACCTGCCGGCAATTATCGAGCTAGGCACAGCAACGGGCTTCGACTTTGAGCTGGTCGATCAGGCGGGTCTTGGACACAGCGGCCTGACCCAGGCCCGTAATCAGCTGCTCGGGATGGTAAAAGAACATCCGGATTTACTGGTCCGGGTGCGTCCAAATGGCCTTGAAGATACACCGCAGTACAAGCTCAATGTCGATCAGGAAAAAGCGCAGGCTTTGGGCGTGTCGATTTCCGATATCAACCAAACCATTTCGACCGCGCTGGGCGGCAGCTATGTAAACGACTTTATCGACAGGGGTCGCGTGAAGAAGGTCTACGTACAGGCGGAAGCAAAATTCCGTATGTTGCCCAATGACATCAATACGCTTTACGTCCGCAGTGCCAATGGCGAAATGGTTCCCTTCTCCGCGTTTTCTACGGCGAGTTGGATTTATGGGTCACCGCGCCTGGAACGATTTAACGGTCTGCCATCGATGGAGATCCTCGGTGAAGCCGCGCCGGGAAGAAGTACCGGTGAAGCGATGCTGCTGATGGAACAGATGGCCAGCAAACTGCCTGCAGGTATTGGTTACGACTGGACGGGCATGTCTTATCAGGAACGACTGTCTGGTAACCAGGCTCCGGCGCTGTATGCCATTTCATTGATCGTCGTGTTCCTGTGCCTCGCCGCGCTGTATGAAAGCTGGTCAATCCCGTTCTCGGTCATGTTGGTGGTGCCATTAGGGGTTGTCGGGGCGCTACTTGCCGCGTCGCTGCGCGGTATGCATAACGACGTCTATTTCCAGGTTGGCCTACTGACGACGATTGGTCTGTCGGCGAAAAACGCCATCCTGATTGTCGAATTTGCTAAAGACCTGATGGAAAAAGAAGGAAAAGGGGTGATTGAAGCCACCTTACAAGCTTCCCGAATGCGTCTGCGCCCGATCCTGATGACATCGCTCGCATTTATCCTCGGCGTTATGCCTCTGGTCATTAGCAACGGCGCAGGTAGCGGCGCGCAAAATGCCGTAGGAACTGGCGTAATGGGTGGCATGCTGGCAGCGACACTGCTTGCCATCTTCTTTGTACCGGTATTCTTTGTGGTCGTCCGTCGTCGTTTCGGTGGAGTGAAAAACTAA
- the fis gene encoding DNA-binding transcriptional regulator Fis has translation MFEQRVNSDVLTVSTVNSQDQVTQKPLRDSVKQALKNYFAQLNGQDVNDLYELVLAEVEQPLLDMVMQYTRGNQTRAALMMGINRGTLRKKLKKYGMN, from the coding sequence ATGTTCGAACAACGCGTAAATTCTGACGTACTGACCGTTTCTACCGTTAACTCTCAGGATCAGGTGACTCAGAAACCTCTCCGTGACTCGGTTAAACAGGCACTGAAGAACTATTTTGCTCAACTGAATGGTCAGGATGTTAATGATCTGTATGAGCTGGTACTGGCTGAAGTAGAACAGCCCCTGTTGGACATGGTTATGCAATACACGCGTGGTAATCAAACCCGCGCTGCTCTGATGATGGGCATCAACCGTGGTACTCTGCGTAAGAAACTGAAAAAATACGGCATGAACTAA
- a CDS encoding DUF2556 family protein, whose product MLRKYGWLIVFALFMFVFEGLLMQWIEILSTESDKCRNMNSVNPLKLVNCSDLE is encoded by the coding sequence ATGCTTCGCAAGTACGGATGGCTGATTGTCTTTGCCTTGTTTATGTTTGTGTTTGAAGGTTTGCTGATGCAGTGGATCGAGATTTTATCCACCGAAAGCGATAAGTGCCGCAACATGAATTCTGTCAATCCACTCAAGCTGGTGAACTGCTCCGACCTGGAGTGA
- the dusB gene encoding tRNA dihydrouridine synthase DusB, translating to MRIGHHQLRNRLIAAPMAGITDRPFRTLCYEMGAGLTVSEMMSSNPQVWESDKSRLRMVHIDEPGIRTVQIAGSCPEEMAEAARINVESGAQIIDINMGCPAKKVNRKLAGSALLQHPGLVKSILTEVVKAVDVPVTLKIRTGWAPDHRNCVEIAQLAEDCGIQALTIHGRTRACLFNGDAEYDSIRAVKQKVSIPIIANGDITDPLKARAVLDYTGADALMIGRAAQGRPWIFREIQHYLDTGELLPPLPLAEVKRLLCAHVRELHDFYGHTKGYRIARKHVSWYLQEHAPDDQFRRTFNAIEDASVQLEALEAYFENFA from the coding sequence ATGCGCATCGGACACCACCAGCTTAGAAATCGCCTGATCGCAGCGCCCATGGCTGGCATTACTGACAGACCATTCCGGACGCTGTGCTACGAGATGGGAGCAGGTTTAACCGTTTCTGAGATGATGTCCTCCAACCCGCAAGTCTGGGAGAGCGACAAGTCCCGTTTACGGATGGTGCATATTGACGAGCCCGGGATTCGCACCGTGCAAATTGCCGGTAGCTGTCCTGAAGAAATGGCGGAAGCCGCACGTATTAACGTTGAAAGTGGCGCCCAAATTATTGACATCAATATGGGTTGCCCGGCGAAAAAAGTGAATCGCAAGCTTGCAGGTTCAGCCCTGTTGCAACATCCAGGTTTGGTGAAATCTATCCTGACCGAGGTGGTAAAAGCAGTGGACGTTCCTGTCACTCTCAAGATTCGCACTGGCTGGGCGCCGGACCACCGTAACTGTGTAGAGATTGCCCAACTGGCTGAAGATTGTGGCATTCAGGCTCTGACTATTCACGGACGCACTCGCGCCTGCTTGTTTAACGGAGACGCTGAATACGACAGTATTCGGGCAGTTAAGCAGAAAGTTTCCATTCCGATTATCGCGAATGGTGACATTACTGACCCGCTTAAAGCCAGAGCTGTGCTCGACTATACGGGGGCTGATGCCCTGATGATAGGACGTGCAGCTCAGGGAAGACCCTGGATCTTTCGGGAAATCCAGCATTATCTGGACACTGGGGAGCTGCTACCTCCACTGCCTCTGGCAGAGGTGAAGCGCTTACTTTGTGCACATGTTCGGGAATTGCATGATTTTTACGGTCATACAAAAGGGTACCGAATAGCGCGCAAACACGTATCCTGGTATTTACAGGAACACGCTCCAGATGACCAGTTTCGGCGCACATTCAACGCCATTGAGGATGCCAGCGTACAGCTGGAGGCGTTGGAGGCATACTTCGAAAATTTTGCGTAA
- a CDS encoding carbonic anhydrase yields MSKMFYKAALLALSTLPAFAMASHWSYAGEGDPDHWSQLSDEYKTCQQGMNQSPIDITHTMETHLQPLVTHYGTGPDIILNNGHTIQATVDPKADDSITLDGQHYTLQQFHFHAPSENTVRGKHSAMEMHLVHKNAAGEIAVVAVMFDVGQANSELDKLWKVMPEKAESDAVLKASPDINSLLPADRTYWRFSGSLTTPPCSEGVTWLVLKHPLTLSETQLEKFTHTMHHDNNRPTQPMHGRVVVE; encoded by the coding sequence ATGAGCAAGATGTTTTACAAAGCAGCGTTACTGGCGCTAAGCACCCTCCCTGCCTTCGCAATGGCCTCACACTGGAGTTACGCCGGAGAAGGTGATCCTGACCACTGGAGCCAGTTAAGCGATGAATATAAAACCTGTCAGCAGGGGATGAATCAGTCGCCCATCGACATTACCCATACGATGGAAACGCATCTGCAGCCGTTGGTGACCCACTACGGTACCGGCCCTGACATTATCCTCAATAATGGTCACACCATTCAGGCGACAGTTGACCCGAAAGCCGATGACAGCATCACTCTCGATGGTCAGCACTACACCCTGCAACAGTTCCATTTCCATGCCCCTTCCGAGAACACCGTCCGCGGAAAGCACTCCGCTATGGAGATGCATCTGGTGCATAAAAATGCCGCTGGTGAAATAGCCGTGGTGGCCGTGATGTTTGACGTTGGCCAGGCAAATTCTGAGCTCGATAAGCTGTGGAAAGTAATGCCAGAGAAGGCTGAAAGTGACGCTGTGCTGAAAGCATCGCCCGACATCAACTCGCTTCTCCCAGCTGACAGAACATACTGGCGCTTTAGTGGTTCTCTGACAACGCCACCCTGTTCAGAAGGCGTAACCTGGCTGGTATTGAAACATCCGCTGACGCTTTCTGAAACGCAGCTTGAGAAATTTACCCACACCATGCATCACGATAATAACCGTCCGACACAGCCGATGCACGGTCGCGTCGTGGTCGAATAA
- a CDS encoding lipoprotein — MKRLISVALLAALLAGCAHDSPCVPVYDDQGRLVHTNTCMKGTTQDNWETAGAVAGGAAALAGLTLGIVALTK; from the coding sequence ATGAAAAGATTGATTTCAGTTGCATTATTGGCCGCCTTACTCGCTGGCTGCGCACACGATTCACCTTGCGTACCGGTTTATGACGATCAGGGGCGGCTGGTGCACACCAATACCTGCATGAAAGGTACAACGCAGGATAACTGGGAAACTGCGGGTGCTGTCGCCGGTGGCGCAGCCGCCCTGGCTGGCCTGACGCTCGGTATCGTTGCTCTCACCAAATAA
- a CDS encoding amino acid ABC transporter substrate-binding protein: MKKMMIASLTAAGVLFAISNQAHAGTTFDAVKKKGFVQCGISDGLPGFSYADADGKFTGIDVDVCRGVAAAVFGDANKVKYTPLTAKERFTALQSGEVDLLSRNTTWTSSRDAGMGLSFTGVTYYDGIGFLTHNKAGLKSAKELDGATVCIQAGTDTELNVADYFKANNMKYTPVTFDRSDESAKALESGRCDTLASDQSQLYALRIKLSKPGEWIVLPEVISKEPLGPVVRRGDDEWFSIVRWTLFAMLNAEEMGINSKNVDEKFATPSTPDMSHLLGKEGDFGKDLKLDNKWAYNIVKQVGNYAEIFDRNVGEGSALKIKRGQNNLWNNGGIQYAPPVR; encoded by the coding sequence ATGAAAAAGATGATGATCGCCAGCCTCACAGCGGCGGGCGTACTGTTTGCAATCTCCAATCAGGCACATGCCGGTACCACTTTTGACGCCGTTAAAAAGAAAGGCTTCGTTCAGTGCGGGATCAGTGATGGATTGCCGGGCTTCTCTTATGCCGATGCCGATGGCAAATTTACCGGTATTGATGTGGATGTGTGCCGTGGCGTGGCCGCAGCGGTATTTGGTGATGCCAACAAAGTGAAATATACCCCGCTGACTGCGAAGGAACGTTTCACCGCGCTGCAATCAGGCGAAGTAGATTTGCTCTCCCGTAACACCACCTGGACCTCTTCCCGCGATGCGGGCATGGGCCTCTCCTTCACCGGTGTAACGTATTACGACGGTATCGGCTTCCTGACTCACAATAAAGCCGGGCTGAAAAGTGCGAAAGAGCTGGATGGCGCGACCGTCTGTATCCAGGCCGGCACCGATACCGAGCTGAACGTGGCGGATTACTTCAAAGCCAACAATATGAAGTACACCCCAGTGACCTTTGACCGCTCTGACGAATCAGCAAAAGCGCTGGAATCCGGGCGCTGCGATACCCTGGCCTCTGACCAGTCACAACTGTATGCGCTGCGTATCAAGCTGAGCAAGCCGGGTGAATGGATTGTTCTGCCTGAAGTGATTTCCAAAGAGCCGCTGGGCCCAGTGGTTCGTCGTGGTGACGACGAGTGGTTCTCCATCGTGCGCTGGACGCTGTTCGCCATGCTGAACGCAGAAGAAATGGGGATTAACTCTAAAAACGTTGATGAGAAATTTGCTACCCCATCAACGCCAGATATGTCACACCTGCTCGGGAAAGAGGGTGATTTCGGCAAGGACCTGAAACTGGATAACAAATGGGCCTATAACATTGTTAAACAAGTCGGGAACTACGCTGAAATTTTTGACCGCAACGTTGGGGAAGGCAGTGCTCTGAAGATCAAACGTGGCCAGAACAACCTCTGGAACAACGGTGGGATCCAATACGCGCCGCCGGTTCGTTAA
- a CDS encoding efflux RND transporter periplasmic adaptor subunit has protein sequence MKIHARISILSSLLASTLLMSSCDNAGDRPQQPQAPHVTVHVITSAPLSVTTELPGRTTAFRIAEVRPQVSGIILRRNFIEGSDIQAGESLYQIDPATYQAAWNSAKGDEAKAVAAATIAHLTVKRYLPLLGTQYVSRQDYDQAVANAQQADASVMAAKAAVETARINVAYTKVTSPISGRIGKSSVTEGALVTNGQSQALATVQQLDPIYVDVTQSSSDFMRLKQQSLEHGSDTKSVELVMENGQPYSQKGTLQFSDVTVDESTGSITLRAIFPNPQHSLLPGMFVRARIDEGVQPNAILVPQQGVTRTPRGDATVLVVNAKNQVEVRSVTASQAIGSQWLISNGLNTGDKVIVSGLQKVRPGVSVTSEPDTATSSAK, from the coding sequence ATGAAGATTCACGCCAGGATTTCGATTTTATCCAGTTTACTCGCATCAACTCTGCTGATGAGCAGTTGCGATAACGCCGGGGATCGGCCGCAGCAACCACAGGCACCACACGTTACGGTTCATGTCATCACGAGCGCCCCTCTGTCAGTGACAACCGAACTGCCGGGCAGGACCACGGCATTTCGCATTGCCGAAGTTCGTCCACAGGTCAGCGGTATCATCCTGCGCCGTAATTTCATTGAGGGCAGCGATATTCAGGCGGGCGAGTCTCTCTATCAGATAGATCCAGCCACCTATCAGGCCGCGTGGAACAGCGCCAAAGGCGATGAAGCCAAAGCCGTAGCCGCCGCAACGATTGCGCATTTGACCGTAAAACGTTATCTGCCTCTGCTCGGCACACAATATGTCAGCCGCCAGGATTACGATCAGGCAGTGGCTAACGCCCAGCAGGCCGACGCCAGCGTAATGGCGGCGAAAGCCGCGGTAGAAACCGCACGCATCAACGTGGCCTACACCAAAGTCACCTCACCTATTAGCGGACGTATCGGCAAGTCCAGCGTAACAGAAGGCGCATTAGTCACTAACGGTCAGTCCCAGGCGCTGGCAACAGTACAGCAGCTGGATCCGATTTATGTCGATGTGACCCAGTCCAGCAGTGACTTTATGCGCCTCAAACAGCAAAGCCTTGAGCATGGGAGCGACACCAAGAGCGTCGAGCTGGTGATGGAAAACGGACAGCCGTATTCCCAGAAAGGCACCCTGCAATTCTCTGATGTCACCGTGGACGAAAGTACCGGCTCCATCACCCTGCGCGCCATTTTCCCTAACCCTCAACACTCGCTGCTGCCCGGTATGTTTGTACGTGCACGCATTGATGAGGGCGTACAGCCAAACGCCATTCTGGTGCCACAACAAGGTGTCACCCGCACGCCGCGAGGCGATGCCACGGTGTTAGTAGTGAATGCGAAAAATCAGGTTGAAGTCCGCAGCGTCACTGCCTCTCAGGCCATCGGCAGTCAGTGGCTTATCAGCAATGGGCTCAATACGGGTGACAAAGTGATTGTCAGCGGATTGCAGAAAGTACGTCCTGGCGTTTCGGTGACTTCAGAGCCAGACACTGCCACTTCGTCCGCCAAATAA